In a genomic window of Thermogemmata fonticola:
- a CDS encoding response regulator: protein MKTVFTTGEAAKICKVSQQTIIRCFDSGQLKGFRVPGSKFRRIPREALYKFMKDHGIPTDALESGKRKVLLVDDEPDLVATISQALQEDGRFEVRIASNGFDAGMMVKEYHPDIIILDVMLPDINGREVCHRVRSDPNMEDVRIICISGMIEEDKVQELKLAGADDFLAKPFDIDVLIEKMCAQLGMESNMLV, encoded by the coding sequence ATGAAGACTGTATTTACCACGGGAGAAGCTGCGAAAATCTGCAAAGTGTCCCAGCAAACGATCATCCGCTGCTTCGACAGCGGCCAGCTCAAGGGCTTCCGCGTGCCCGGTTCCAAGTTCCGGCGGATTCCCCGCGAAGCTCTGTACAAGTTCATGAAGGACCACGGCATCCCGACCGATGCCCTCGAAAGCGGCAAGCGCAAGGTCCTGCTGGTGGATGACGAGCCGGACCTGGTGGCGACCATCAGCCAGGCTTTGCAAGAGGATGGCCGCTTTGAGGTCCGCATCGCCTCCAACGGCTTCGATGCCGGCATGATGGTCAAGGAATATCACCCCGACATCATCATCCTGGACGTGATGCTGCCGGACATCAACGGACGGGAAGTCTGCCACCGCGTCCGCTCCGACCCCAACATGGAAGATGTGCGCATCATTTGCATCTCCGGCATGATTGAAGAGGACAAGGTCCAGGAGCTGAAACTGGCGGGTGCGGATGACTTCCTCGCCAAGCCGTTTGATATTGACGTCCTGATTGAGAAGATGTGCGCTCAGCTCGGAATGGAGTCGAACATGCTGGTGTGA
- a CDS encoding sensor histidine kinase, which yields MAVGMAAANLPWLCPRTDNLIALADKPETLPQRAKLDPALALLLLRLAPSLSFPQNWTVAELASPRLPAWVLAYLQRPACGVLPWSSHAWQRLWQWACQAARQAAAAARQSRRVSPSQAYFAALLAPLGWYAVAAIDPLALGDVLHDPQAQHAPRTRQQATWGLDHAAIARRLALRWNLPPWLSEIVGKLHLPSSLASQFAENGEVPPLVPLVQWAWREVERADPAAAALGLTPETDTEVLTVTSSSADGPPFAPKALAEGAPRLSDPDDGKSSQSENPACLTAGSTADDPYQVPLLLPLLRQALGHRQQQGATVIARFENEVDQLHAALERAGRQAASQLQQAKLAALAEFAAGAAHEINNPLAIITAQVQNLLRKETDTQRREAFQVILKQSQRIADLLKDVMTFARPPRPQRSPVPLTELLLALRRELHEVLQTSQVRLEIQADDPALWLNIDIKQVLQGLGAVLRNAVEAAAAGGWVRLRVEATPAWLHILVEDSGPGLSPAAAEHAFDPFYSGREAGRGRGLGLPLAWRLLQQNEGNLRYEPLPETPGRFRISLPRCVDPPALLRQSA from the coding sequence ATGGCGGTCGGGATGGCGGCAGCCAATCTCCCTTGGCTGTGCCCTCGAACCGACAATTTGATCGCTCTGGCGGACAAGCCGGAGACGCTTCCCCAGCGAGCTAAGCTGGACCCGGCCCTCGCCCTGCTTCTACTGCGCCTTGCTCCCAGCCTCTCGTTTCCGCAAAATTGGACCGTGGCTGAACTCGCTTCCCCGCGCTTGCCGGCTTGGGTTCTCGCTTACCTCCAGCGGCCAGCATGTGGCGTTCTCCCCTGGTCCAGCCATGCTTGGCAACGCCTGTGGCAATGGGCCTGTCAAGCGGCCCGACAGGCTGCGGCGGCGGCACGTCAATCCCGGCGGGTGTCTCCCTCCCAAGCCTATTTCGCGGCCCTCTTGGCGCCTTTGGGCTGGTATGCCGTCGCGGCCATTGACCCGCTGGCTCTCGGCGATGTCCTTCATGACCCGCAAGCCCAGCATGCTCCGCGGACTCGGCAACAGGCCACGTGGGGACTGGATCATGCCGCCATCGCCCGGCGTTTGGCCCTCCGCTGGAATCTACCTCCCTGGCTCTCCGAGATCGTGGGGAAACTCCACCTGCCCTCTTCCCTCGCCTCCCAATTCGCGGAGAATGGCGAGGTGCCGCCGCTGGTTCCTCTCGTGCAGTGGGCCTGGCGGGAAGTGGAACGGGCCGACCCTGCCGCCGCGGCGCTGGGTTTGACGCCGGAAACCGATACGGAGGTCCTGACCGTCACTTCTTCATCTGCGGATGGACCCCCCTTCGCTCCGAAGGCTCTGGCGGAGGGCGCTCCCCGGCTTTCAGACCCTGATGACGGTAAATCGTCACAATCCGAGAATCCTGCATGTCTGACCGCTGGCAGTACCGCCGATGACCCTTACCAAGTACCCCTTCTCTTGCCCTTGCTGCGGCAAGCGTTGGGCCACCGGCAGCAGCAGGGCGCGACGGTCATCGCCCGGTTCGAGAACGAGGTCGATCAACTCCACGCGGCATTGGAACGCGCCGGCCGCCAAGCAGCCTCCCAGCTCCAGCAAGCCAAATTGGCGGCCTTGGCAGAGTTCGCCGCAGGTGCAGCCCATGAGATCAACAACCCCCTGGCGATTATCACCGCGCAAGTCCAGAACTTGCTCCGCAAGGAGACAGACACTCAGCGCCGCGAAGCCTTCCAGGTCATCCTGAAGCAGTCCCAGCGTATTGCCGACCTGCTCAAGGACGTCATGACTTTTGCCCGTCCGCCGCGCCCGCAACGTAGCCCCGTCCCCTTGACCGAACTGCTTTTGGCTTTGCGGCGGGAACTGCATGAAGTGCTCCAGACCTCGCAGGTCCGCCTGGAAATCCAGGCCGATGATCCCGCATTGTGGTTGAACATTGACATTAAGCAGGTGCTGCAAGGCCTCGGGGCGGTTTTGCGTAATGCGGTCGAAGCTGCGGCGGCAGGGGGCTGGGTGCGGCTCCGCGTCGAAGCGACTCCGGCTTGGCTTCACATCCTCGTGGAGGATAGCGGGCCAGGGCTTTCGCCCGCCGCGGCAGAGCATGCTTTTGACCCCTTCTACTCTGGACGCGAAGCCGGGCGCGGGCGCGGCCTGGGACTGCCCCTCGCTTGGAGACTATTGCAGCAAAATGAGGGCAATCTCCGCTACGAACCCCTCCCAGAAACACCGGGTCGCTTCCGCATTTCCCTGCCGCGTTGTGTCGATCCGCCGGCTCTCCTGCGCCAATCGGCTTAG
- a CDS encoding ComF family protein, which produces MAWPGHRWLFHVTELITPNRCWVCLAGEAEGGPIRHGLCFSCWKEVASDPHHRCRRCAATIGAFTEGDQACPTCRAKDLHLDSTVRLGPYEGLLRDVILMMKTPMGEGLAEQMGHLLAEVKGEELRLKSLHLVTCVPMYWYRRWQRGHNQADRLARCLSQSLHLPYVPHLLRRRYGAAQEVQPSASARWQNVRQAFSLRAGANLKGQRILVVDDVMTTGATLSAIAQCLRRAGAEEVHAAILARA; this is translated from the coding sequence ATGGCCTGGCCTGGGCACCGGTGGCTGTTCCATGTCACGGAGCTGATCACTCCCAACCGCTGCTGGGTTTGCTTGGCTGGAGAGGCAGAAGGCGGCCCGATCCGGCACGGGCTTTGCTTCTCATGCTGGAAAGAGGTGGCCTCGGACCCTCATCATCGGTGTCGCCGGTGTGCCGCCACGATTGGTGCCTTCACCGAGGGGGATCAAGCATGTCCCACCTGCCGTGCGAAGGACTTGCACCTCGATAGCACAGTGCGCTTGGGGCCTTATGAAGGACTTTTGCGGGATGTCATTCTGATGATGAAGACGCCGATGGGCGAGGGACTCGCGGAGCAGATGGGACATCTTCTGGCCGAGGTCAAAGGCGAGGAGTTGCGTTTGAAATCGTTACATTTGGTGACATGTGTGCCGATGTACTGGTATCGGCGGTGGCAGCGTGGCCACAATCAGGCCGACCGCTTGGCCCGGTGCCTGTCTCAAAGCCTGCATCTTCCGTATGTTCCGCATCTTCTGCGCCGCCGGTACGGAGCGGCTCAGGAGGTGCAACCCTCCGCCTCGGCGCGCTGGCAGAATGTGCGGCAGGCTTTTTCCCTGCGAGCCGGTGCAAACTTGAAGGGGCAGCGCATTCTGGTGGTGGACGACGTCATGACGACCGGGGCGACACTCTCCGCCATCGCCCAATGTCTCCGCCGAGCTGGTGCCGAGGAGGTCCATGCGGCAATCCTGGCGCGGGCTTGA
- a CDS encoding DUF1573 domain-containing protein, protein MLRLLSSIVVTVGVITPVWAGGAADLFSERVKDFGASPRGVLLVHYFRFTNTTGQPLVLGTPRVSCGCVSVALSNQRVGPGETAAVIAYMDTRKIPTPNTIKSVTIYVPFLSPTVEEVTLRVQTIARDDLSITPDTIDFGTLPSGQGGRRTATITFQGDANWQITSVASTGGYVQAELSPPQRQGHRVSYTLTTILSKDCPPGNWICELILRTNHPGTPHLRLPVTVVVTPPVVVARPQTVTFERLSVGQTAEQRLTLEADRPFRILRVRGADEQVQVTLDADRQSQSHAISITVRPQGPQPLHRTLEFHTDNPKQPIIPVIVRAPNIAP, encoded by the coding sequence ATGCTGCGCCTGCTGAGTTCGATTGTGGTGACGGTGGGGGTGATCACGCCTGTATGGGCCGGTGGAGCTGCCGATCTGTTTAGCGAACGGGTCAAAGATTTCGGCGCTTCACCGCGAGGCGTTTTGCTGGTGCATTATTTTCGCTTCACGAACACGACAGGCCAGCCGCTGGTTTTGGGCACTCCGCGGGTTTCCTGCGGTTGTGTTTCCGTCGCACTCAGCAACCAGCGGGTTGGTCCCGGCGAAACGGCTGCGGTGATTGCCTATATGGATACCCGTAAGATTCCCACACCCAATACCATCAAGAGCGTAACCATCTACGTTCCCTTCCTGAGTCCAACTGTCGAAGAGGTGACACTGCGCGTGCAGACCATCGCACGGGATGACCTGAGTATCACACCAGACACCATCGATTTCGGCACGCTCCCCAGCGGACAAGGAGGACGGCGCACCGCGACCATCACCTTCCAAGGCGATGCCAATTGGCAGATCACGTCGGTAGCGAGCACGGGAGGCTATGTCCAGGCTGAGTTGTCTCCCCCGCAGCGCCAAGGCCACCGCGTCAGTTACACTCTCACTACTATCTTGAGCAAGGATTGCCCGCCGGGGAACTGGATTTGCGAGCTGATCCTGCGGACGAATCACCCCGGCACGCCGCACCTGCGACTTCCTGTCACGGTGGTGGTGACGCCTCCGGTGGTCGTTGCCCGGCCTCAAACGGTGACCTTCGAGCGCCTATCAGTAGGCCAGACTGCCGAACAACGCCTGACGCTGGAGGCCGATCGTCCCTTCCGCATCCTTCGGGTCCGCGGTGCGGATGAGCAAGTGCAGGTCACCCTCGATGCCGACCGGCAAAGCCAATCCCATGCGATCTCCATCACGGTGCGCCCTCAAGGCCCCCAACCTCTGCACCGGACGTTGGAGTTTCACACCGATAACCCCAAGCAACCGATCATTCCCGTTATTGTCCGCGCTCCCAACATCGCGCCCTAA
- a CDS encoding pyruvate carboxylase yields the protein MRAGVAPPFQKLLVANRSEIAIRVFRSAHELGIRTVAIYSHEDRFALHRFKADEAYRVGKAGEPIRAYLDIAGIVELARHVGADAIHPGYGFLSENANFAKACAEAGITFIGPRPEVLEQLGDKVMARAMARQAGVPVLSGSDAPVGSLHEARTLAEKLGYPVIIKAAMGGGGRGMRVVQSPEQLEDALTAAQREAGSAFGIPDVFLEKYVRRARHIEVQLLGDRHGGLVHLYERDCSIQRRHQKVVEIAPAPKLPHSVRQSILDAALAIGRACRIDNAATVEFLYDVDAQTFYFIEVNPRIQVEHTVTEQITGLDIVRSQILVAAGYRLSDPCLGLEQSRISTRGYAIQCRVTTEDPANNFVPDYGRLSAYRSTGGPGVRLDAGTANPGAVITPFYDSLLVKVITSGLSYEEAANRMERCLQEFRVRGVKTNIPFLINLVTHPQFLAAEMTTRFLDETPELFRLPTRRDRATKLLSYIADVIVNGHPDVPDPSVLRRDRWDRALQWAHPLPGKPRQVPPGTRDKLRELGPARFAQWVRQSRRLFVTDTTMRDAHQSLLATRMRTFDMLAVADRYAQHHADLFSLEMWGGATFDTAMRFLKESPWDRLIRLRERIPNILFQMLLRAANAVGYSNYPDNVVVEFVRLAAQAGIDVFRIFDANNWLPNLQVAIDAVLNQTEALCEAAICYTGDILNPKRDKYTLRYYVDLAKQLERLGIHLLAIKDMAGLLKPYAAKKLFRALREEVGVPLHFHTHDTAGGQIAAYLEAAEEGVHIVDCAFAPLAGGTSQPSLNALVEALRYTERDTGIDFDSLQETANYWEAVRSYYAPFETGQLGSSAEVYLHEMPGGQYANLYQQAQSLGLTDRWHEVGRLYAAVNQLFGDIIKVTPTSKVVGDMTLFMLANNLTPEDILDPKRELSFPESVVEFFEGKLGQPPGGFPKELQQRVLRGRKPLTDRPGALLPPVNFAQVRQELEEKLRRPPSEYEVISYVLYPKVFLDYARATERYSDLSVLPTPVFFGGLQPGEEVSIDIEPGKTLIVKYMTTGDPQPDGYRFVYFELNGQPREVLVEDRSLQEGKTARRPKADPQDPKQLAAPMPGAVVRVAVGVGEEVSAGQKLLTLEAMKMETTLYAERPGRVAEVLVRPGMQVESGDLLIRFE from the coding sequence ATGAGAGCAGGTGTCGCACCGCCATTTCAAAAGTTACTAGTGGCCAATCGGAGCGAGATTGCCATACGGGTTTTTCGTTCGGCTCACGAATTAGGCATCCGTACAGTGGCGATTTATTCGCATGAGGATCGCTTTGCGTTGCATCGCTTCAAAGCGGACGAAGCTTATCGAGTCGGCAAAGCGGGGGAACCGATTCGTGCCTACCTGGACATTGCAGGGATCGTGGAGTTGGCACGGCATGTGGGGGCGGATGCCATCCATCCCGGTTATGGCTTTTTGTCGGAGAATGCGAATTTTGCCAAGGCCTGCGCTGAAGCGGGAATTACCTTCATTGGCCCGCGTCCGGAAGTGCTAGAGCAGTTAGGTGACAAGGTCATGGCACGGGCCATGGCACGCCAAGCTGGCGTCCCGGTTCTCTCTGGTAGCGATGCGCCGGTGGGCAGTCTCCACGAAGCCCGCACTCTGGCGGAAAAGCTCGGTTACCCCGTGATCATCAAGGCCGCCATGGGAGGAGGCGGTCGGGGCATGCGTGTGGTGCAGTCTCCAGAACAACTGGAGGATGCTCTCACGGCCGCTCAGCGAGAGGCGGGCAGCGCATTTGGCATCCCCGATGTTTTCCTGGAAAAATATGTCCGGCGAGCGCGCCACATCGAAGTCCAACTCCTCGGAGACCGGCATGGCGGCTTGGTCCACCTCTACGAACGCGATTGTTCTATCCAGCGGCGGCACCAAAAGGTGGTGGAGATCGCGCCGGCTCCGAAGCTACCCCATTCCGTGCGGCAAAGCATCCTGGACGCCGCCTTGGCCATTGGCCGGGCCTGCCGCATCGACAATGCAGCCACTGTCGAGTTCCTCTACGATGTCGATGCCCAGACATTTTACTTCATCGAGGTCAATCCGCGCATTCAAGTGGAACACACGGTGACGGAACAGATCACCGGCCTGGACATCGTGCGTTCCCAAATCCTCGTGGCGGCCGGCTACCGTCTGAGCGATCCCTGCCTGGGATTGGAACAGTCGCGGATCAGCACGCGGGGTTACGCCATTCAGTGCCGAGTGACGACGGAAGACCCGGCGAACAATTTTGTCCCGGATTACGGCCGGCTCAGCGCCTACCGCTCCACGGGCGGCCCCGGTGTGCGACTCGATGCCGGTACGGCCAATCCCGGTGCTGTGATCACGCCGTTTTACGATTCCTTGCTGGTCAAGGTGATCACCAGCGGCCTGAGCTATGAGGAAGCCGCCAACCGGATGGAGCGCTGCTTGCAGGAGTTTCGCGTACGCGGAGTCAAGACGAACATTCCCTTCCTCATTAACCTGGTGACGCACCCCCAGTTCCTCGCTGCGGAGATGACCACCCGCTTCCTGGATGAAACCCCGGAGTTGTTCCGCCTGCCGACGCGACGGGATCGCGCCACCAAGCTACTGTCTTACATTGCCGATGTTATCGTCAACGGTCATCCCGATGTGCCGGACCCTTCCGTTCTCCGCCGCGACCGCTGGGATCGGGCCTTGCAGTGGGCACACCCCTTGCCGGGCAAGCCCCGCCAGGTTCCGCCCGGCACCCGCGACAAACTGCGGGAATTGGGACCGGCCCGCTTCGCCCAATGGGTGCGGCAATCCCGACGGCTCTTTGTCACCGACACGACGATGCGGGATGCCCACCAATCGCTGCTGGCCACACGCATGCGGACCTTCGATATGCTGGCAGTGGCCGATCGCTACGCCCAGCACCACGCCGATCTTTTCTCCCTGGAAATGTGGGGCGGAGCCACCTTCGACACCGCCATGCGCTTCCTCAAGGAGTCGCCCTGGGACCGCCTCATCCGCTTGCGGGAACGCATCCCCAACATCCTCTTCCAGATGCTGCTGCGGGCCGCAAATGCTGTGGGATATTCCAACTATCCAGACAACGTCGTCGTGGAGTTCGTACGCTTGGCGGCTCAGGCAGGAATCGATGTCTTCCGAATTTTCGATGCCAACAACTGGCTGCCGAATCTGCAAGTGGCCATCGACGCCGTGCTCAACCAGACCGAAGCGCTTTGCGAAGCCGCCATCTGCTACACCGGGGACATCCTCAATCCTAAGCGGGACAAATACACCCTGAGATACTACGTGGACTTGGCGAAACAACTGGAAAGACTCGGCATCCATCTGTTGGCGATCAAGGACATGGCCGGGCTGCTCAAGCCTTATGCCGCCAAGAAGCTGTTCCGGGCCTTGCGGGAAGAAGTTGGCGTGCCGCTGCACTTCCACACCCATGACACCGCCGGAGGGCAGATCGCCGCTTATCTGGAAGCCGCCGAAGAGGGCGTCCACATCGTGGACTGCGCCTTCGCTCCCCTGGCAGGAGGAACATCCCAGCCGAGTCTCAACGCTCTGGTCGAAGCCCTGCGCTACACCGAGCGCGACACCGGGATCGACTTCGATTCCCTGCAAGAAACAGCCAACTACTGGGAGGCGGTCCGCAGTTACTACGCCCCCTTTGAGACCGGACAGTTGGGCAGTTCCGCCGAAGTTTATCTCCACGAGATGCCCGGCGGGCAGTACGCCAATCTCTATCAACAAGCGCAATCCCTGGGACTGACAGACCGCTGGCACGAAGTCGGCCGTCTCTACGCTGCCGTTAATCAGCTCTTCGGGGACATCATCAAAGTCACGCCCACCTCGAAAGTGGTCGGGGATATGACCCTCTTCATGTTGGCCAACAATCTCACCCCGGAGGATATCCTCGACCCGAAGCGGGAATTGTCGTTCCCCGAATCGGTCGTGGAGTTCTTTGAGGGGAAGCTCGGCCAGCCGCCGGGCGGCTTCCCCAAGGAGTTGCAGCAGCGGGTCCTCCGCGGACGCAAACCCCTGACGGACCGCCCCGGCGCCCTGCTCCCGCCGGTCAACTTCGCGCAGGTGCGCCAAGAGCTGGAGGAAAAACTCCGCCGACCGCCTTCCGAATACGAGGTGATCTCTTACGTCCTCTATCCCAAAGTCTTCCTGGATTATGCCCGCGCCACCGAGCGCTACTCCGATCTGAGCGTGCTGCCCACCCCAGTATTTTTTGGCGGACTGCAACCGGGCGAGGAGGTCAGCATCGACATCGAACCCGGCAAGACGCTCATCGTCAAATACATGACCACAGGGGATCCACAACCCGATGGCTATCGCTTCGTGTACTTCGAGTTGAACGGCCAGCCGCGGGAAGTGCTCGTCGAGGATCGTTCTCTTCAAGAGGGCAAGACCGCCCGGCGTCCCAAGGCCGATCCCCAGGACCCCAAGCAACTGGCCGCTCCCATGCCAGGCGCCGTGGTCCGCGTCGCCGTTGGAGTTGGAGAAGAAGTGTCCGCCGGGCAGAAACTCCTCACGCTTGAAGCCATGAAAATGGAAACCACTCTCTACGCGGAACGACCGGGACGGGTCGCGGAAGTCCTCGTCCGTCCCGGCATGCAGGTCGAGAGTGGCGATTTGCTGATCCGTTTTGAATGA
- a CDS encoding Gfo/Idh/MocA family protein, whose product MATDKKVRVAIIGLGFGAEFIPIYQAHPNAEMYAICRRNKVELERCQKQFGVPKAYTDYDELLKDPNIDAVHINSPIPDHAPQTIKALKAGKHVACTVPMATSKEEIRQIVELQRQTGKVYMMMETVVYSREYLFVKELYDRGVLGRIQFLRGSHQQDMDGWPGYWPGLPPMWYATHCVSPCLAILSDPAKGKIALAESVVCHGSGRIREEYIPKYNSPFAVETATFKIKDHDVVAEVTRSLYDVARQYRESFDVMASNVSFEWQQLDGEEPVLHMRGLPEPQIPRRIKVPDYAGRLPEPIRKFTGAIHDATHLSFVQGGGHGGSHPHLAHNFLMAVLGEQPAFPDAPTAANWTLVGICAHESAMKGGERVIIPQY is encoded by the coding sequence ATGGCTACCGACAAGAAAGTGCGTGTTGCCATCATCGGCTTGGGCTTCGGCGCGGAGTTCATTCCGATCTATCAGGCTCACCCGAACGCCGAGATGTATGCCATCTGCCGGCGGAATAAAGTCGAGCTGGAACGCTGTCAAAAACAGTTCGGCGTCCCCAAAGCTTATACGGACTACGACGAGTTGCTCAAAGACCCCAACATCGATGCCGTGCACATCAACAGCCCCATACCCGATCACGCCCCGCAGACCATCAAGGCCCTCAAGGCCGGCAAGCATGTTGCCTGCACCGTGCCCATGGCCACCAGTAAGGAGGAAATCCGCCAGATCGTCGAGCTGCAACGCCAAACCGGCAAAGTGTACATGATGATGGAAACTGTCGTGTACAGCCGCGAGTATCTGTTCGTCAAAGAGCTGTACGATCGAGGCGTCCTGGGCCGCATCCAGTTCCTGCGCGGCAGCCACCAGCAAGATATGGACGGCTGGCCCGGCTATTGGCCCGGCTTGCCCCCCATGTGGTACGCCACCCACTGCGTCAGCCCCTGCTTGGCCATTCTCTCCGATCCCGCTAAGGGAAAAATTGCCCTGGCCGAAAGCGTCGTCTGCCACGGTTCTGGACGCATCCGCGAAGAGTACATTCCCAAGTACAACTCCCCCTTCGCCGTGGAAACCGCCACCTTCAAGATCAAAGACCATGACGTCGTCGCGGAGGTCACCCGCTCGCTCTACGATGTCGCCCGACAATACCGCGAAAGCTTCGATGTCATGGCTAGCAATGTGAGCTTTGAATGGCAGCAACTTGACGGGGAAGAACCCGTGTTGCACATGCGCGGCCTGCCTGAACCGCAAATCCCCCGCCGAATCAAGGTGCCCGATTACGCCGGCCGGCTCCCCGAACCGATCCGCAAGTTCACTGGGGCCATCCACGATGCAACCCACCTGAGCTTCGTCCAGGGCGGCGGACACGGCGGCAGCCATCCCCATTTGGCCCATAACTTCCTCATGGCTGTGCTCGGCGAGCAACCCGCCTTCCCGGATGCTCCCACCGCAGCCAACTGGACCCTCGTCGGCATCTGTGCCCACGAAAGCGCCATGAAAGGCGGCGAACGGGTGATCATCCCGCAATACTGA